In a genomic window of Amphiprion ocellaris isolate individual 3 ecotype Okinawa chromosome 13, ASM2253959v1, whole genome shotgun sequence:
- the LOC111576507 gene encoding E3 ubiquitin-protein ligase RNF38-like — MDPPRTRSRSRSGFYHFAMNGSVGSSGNAVGNGSLMNASGGGVSYPQQSNPGWAPHHGGRSYSESQQQHTPGSYLSSGAQRHSSHGAHRHPGAGGVLHFHPDNVCSEDRDKMEDSPSPKRQRLSQQSMLDLSSAPPSTPSSPIRPWELPPSRRPHPHYMPERCHTPVRNRRSPPMRRQRGRRDRLTRHHHHAHNNHHHYNSNNNNNHHHHHHHHPNAHHHHHHHLHGPSPGHQDENYRHPAPPQGYPPYSQQPPRGPGPEERPGYHPPNPSPRPLHQSPNLSPRLLHPAAHPQHPHPHPHPSQQQSSVVLDLHEQGSAPVSYPVSPAGAPPGLPPRSAPQQIPACSVVFSGQHYPVCSVPPPVLQTCSVQHLPMPYPFPSLLSSDPAFLLPPPHLTHPPTHLSHHPPHLPQPGQFGPYPAQQARSPLQRIENDVELLGEHLSLGAGLHYPPATHPALTPHSTQLHFLSHDPLPQEFFGVSYPNFIPRRLPGRRYRSQQLPPSPYHPSLLPYFLSMLPVQPTGPAISLELDVDDGEVENYEALLNLAERLGEAKLRGLTKGDIEQLPSYRFNPNNHQSEQTLCVVCMSDFESRQLLRVLPCSHEFHGKCVDKWLRANRTCPICRADASEVQRDSE; from the exons ATGGACCCTCCGAGGACTCGGTCGCGGTCTCGGTCTGGCTTCTATCATTTCGCCATGAACGGTAGCGTTGGAAGCAGCGGTAACGCGGTCGGTAACGGGAGCTTGATGAACGCCAGCGGAGGAGGGGTGAGCTACCCGCAGCAGAGCAACCCCGGCTGGGCGCCGCACCACGGAGGTCGCAGCTACTCGGagagccagcagcagcacaccCCGGGGAGCTACCTGTCCTCAGGGGCGCAGCGCCACTCTTCGCACGGAGCTCACAGACACCCCGGGGCCG GAGGAGTGCTACATTTTCATCCAGATAATGTGTGCAGCGAGGATCGGGACAAA ATGGAAGACAGTCCAAGCCCGAAAAGGCAACGTCTTTCCCAGCAGTCCATGTTAGATCTAAGCTCCGCCCCTCCCTCTACTCCTTCCTCTCCCATTCGCCCCTGGGAGCTGCCTCCTAGTCGCAGACCTCACCCCCACTACATGCCAGAGAGATGCCACACACCTGTACGAAACCGTCGCAG CCCTCCAATGAGACGCCAGCGTGGACGGAGAGACCGTCTGACGCGCCACCACCATCACGCCCACAACAACCACCACCattacaacagcaacaacaacaacaaccaccaccaccaccaccatcaccaccccAACgcccaccatcatcaccaccaccatctgCATGGCCCATCGCCAGGCCATCAGGATGAAAACTACCGACACCCAGCGCCTCCTCAGGGTTACCCACCTTATAGCCAGCAACCTCCTAGAGGGCCGGGGCCTGAAGAGCGCCCAGGTTACCACCCCCCAAACCCTTCTCCGAGACCTCTTCACCAGTCTCCTAACCTGTCTCCCAGGCTGCTGCACCCTGCGGCACATCCACAGCACCCACACCCTCACCCCCACCCATCCCAGCAACAGAGCAGTGTGGTGCTGGACCTCCATGAGCAG GGTTCAGCTCCAGTGTCATATCCTGTATCTCCTGCGGGAGCGCCACCAGGCCTCCCCCCTCGCTCTGCCCCACAGCAGATACCAGCATGCTCAGTAGTCTTCAGTGGACAGCACTATCCTGTATGCAGCGTCCCTCCTCCT GTCCTTCAGACTTGTTCTGTGCAGCACTTACCCATGCCCTACCCATTCCCATCACTGCTGTCCAGTGACCCGGCCTTTCTGctcccccctcctcacctcACCCACCCCCCAACACACCTTTCCCACCATCCACCTCACTTGCCTCAGCCTGGACAGTTTGGTCCCTATCCAGCGCAGCAGGCCCGATCG CCTTTACAGAGGATAGAGAATGATGTGGAGCTCCTTGGAGAGCATCTGTCGTTGGGTGCTGGGCTCCACTATCCCCCTGCCACCCACCCTGCCCTCACTCCACACTCCACTCAGCTCCATTTCCTCTCCCATGACCCCTTGCCACAGGAGTTCTTTGGAGTG TCCTATCCAAACTTCATTCCTCGGCGTCTCCCGGGGCGACGGTACCGCTCGCAACAGCTGCCACCTTCGCCTTACCACCCCAGCCTCCTGCCTTACTTCTT ATCAATGCTGCCAGTCCAGCCCACAGGTCCTGCCATCAGTCTAGAGCTGGATGTAGACGATGGAGAAGTGGAAAATTATgag GCCCTCCTGAACCTCGCTGAGCGCCTGGGAGAGGCCAAACTCAGAGGACTGACCAAGGGGGACATTGAACAGCTTCCTTCCTATCGATTCAATCCAAATAACCATCAGTCTGAACAAACACT GTGTGTGGTATGTATGAGTGATTTTGAGTCCCGCCAACTGCTGCGAGTCCTGCCCTGCAGTCACGAGTTCCACGGAAAATGTGTCGACAAGTGGCTGAGG GCCAACAGGACGTGTCCCATTTGTCGTGCCGATGCCTCAGAGGTCCAGAGAGACTCAGAGTGA